One part of the Sorangiineae bacterium MSr11954 genome encodes these proteins:
- the acpP gene encoding acyl carrier protein: MAQDIPTEVKRIIREQLDVEEKDIKPESTFIDDLGADSLGLVELVLAFEEAFEIDIPDEDTEKIRTVQDAIDYIERHAKK, translated from the coding sequence ATGGCTCAGGACATCCCCACCGAGGTCAAACGCATCATCAGAGAGCAGCTCGATGTCGAAGAGAAAGACATCAAGCCCGAATCGACGTTCATCGACGACCTCGGCGCCGACTCGCTCGGCCTGGTCGAGCTGGTGCTGGCGTTCGAAGAAGCTTTCGAGATCGACATTCCGGACGAGGACACGGAAAAAATCCGCACCGTCCAGGACGCGATCGACTACATCGAGCGGCACGCGAAGAAGTAG